The Achromobacter deleyi region ACTGGCTCGCTTCCGGCAAGCCTGGCCTGATCAGCGCGCTGTTGGCCTTGCAGACCTTGGGCGTGATTGCGCTCCTGGTCTGGTGCGCCAAGCTGGGTTAACCACAGCCCCGCAACTGGGCTAGCTCGCGCCGGCCCGCGCCATCAGGGCATTCCCCTATTACTCGTTGGGCGTCAAAAAACTATCGTATTCGAGAATTATCAAATAATAGAATTCTCGCTTCCGACAAAAATGACTGCTGAACCCCTATACGATTTCGCCGTGGTCGGCGCCGGCATCGCCGGCGCATCCGTGGCTTACCGCCTGAGCGCCACGGCGTCCGTGGCAGTGCTGGAACGCGAGTCCCAACCGGGTTATCACTCCACCGGCCGCTCCGCGGCCATGTTCATGGAGACCTACGGCACAACGCAGATCAAGGCGCTTACCCGCGCCAGCCGCGCTTTCTATGAGCGCCCGCCGCAAGGCTTCAGCGAGCATCCCCTGCTCAGCCCCCGCGGCGTGCTGTATATCGCCACGCCGGAACAGAAGGACCTGCTGCACGAGGTTTTCGAAGACTTCCAGCGCCAGTCGCCCAACGTGACGCTGATCGACGCCGAGCAGGCCGTCGCGCGCGTGCCGTGCCTGCGCGGCGATCAGCTCTGCGGCGCGATCGAAGAGCCCGATGCGCGCGATATCGATGTGCATGCCCTGCACCAGGGATTCCTGCGCGGCATGAGCCGGCAAGGCGCGGTGCTGCACAACAACGCCGAACTGGTGACCGCCGTCTACGCGGACGAGGCCTGGGCCCTGACGCTGGCCGACGGCCGCGCCATCCGGGCCCGGGTGCTGGTCAACGCGGCCGGCGCGTGGGCGGATCACGCCGCGGCCCTGTGCGGCGCCGCTCCCATCGGCCTGCAGCCGTGCCGCCGCACGGCGTTCACTTTCTCCGGTCCGCAAGACACCGATTTTTCCCACTGGCCCGCCGTGGTCGGCGTGGACGAAAGCTATTACTTCAAGCCCGACGCCGGCCAGCTGCTGGGTTCGCCGGCCAACGCCGACCCGGTGGCCGCGCACGACGTCGTGCCTGAAGAGCTGGACGTCGCTACCGGCATCTACCGCATCGAATCCGCGACCTCGCTCACGATCCGCCGCCCGAAGCACACCTGGGCGGGCCTGCGCTCGTTCGTGCGCGACGGCGACTTCGTGGTGGGATGGGATGCCGGCGCCCCCGCCTTCTTCTGGCTGGCGGCGCAAGGCGGCTATGGCATCCAGACCGCCGCGGCCACGTCCGAACTGGCGGCCGCGCTGCTGACCCGTCAGCCTCTGCCCGACCACCTGCACGCGCACGGCGTCAACGCCGAAGCCGTGCGTCCCGAGCGCTTGCGCTGATCCTTATTCCTGACCAACGAGACCCCGCCATGACCGCCATCACCCGTTACCCCAGTTCCCTGCCCCTGCCGTTTTCGCGCGCCACCCAGGCGGGCGGCTTTCTCTTTCTGTCGGGGCAGATTCCGATGGATGCCGACGGGCAAGTGGTGCGCGGCGATATCACCGCCCAGACCCATGCCGCCATCGAGCGCATCAAGGACACGCTGGCCCTGACGGGCGCAAGCCTGAAGGACGTCGTGCGTGTCACGGTATGGCTGTCGGACCTGACCCTGTTCGCCCAGTTCAACGAGGCCTATCGCAGCCACTTCGCCACGGACTTTCCGTCGCGCTCGACCGTCGAGGCCAAGCTGGCCATGGACGTCGACGTGGAGATCGAAGTTCA contains the following coding sequences:
- a CDS encoding NAD(P)/FAD-dependent oxidoreductase: MTAEPLYDFAVVGAGIAGASVAYRLSATASVAVLERESQPGYHSTGRSAAMFMETYGTTQIKALTRASRAFYERPPQGFSEHPLLSPRGVLYIATPEQKDLLHEVFEDFQRQSPNVTLIDAEQAVARVPCLRGDQLCGAIEEPDARDIDVHALHQGFLRGMSRQGAVLHNNAELVTAVYADEAWALTLADGRAIRARVLVNAAGAWADHAAALCGAAPIGLQPCRRTAFTFSGPQDTDFSHWPAVVGVDESYYFKPDAGQLLGSPANADPVAAHDVVPEELDVATGIYRIESATSLTIRRPKHTWAGLRSFVRDGDFVVGWDAGAPAFFWLAAQGGYGIQTAAATSELAAALLTRQPLPDHLHAHGVNAEAVRPERLR
- a CDS encoding RidA family protein — translated: MTAITRYPSSLPLPFSRATQAGGFLFLSGQIPMDADGQVVRGDITAQTHAAIERIKDTLALTGASLKDVVRVTVWLSDLTLFAQFNEAYRSHFATDFPSRSTVEAKLAMDVDVEIEVQAWLGAV